The sequence GAGGCGCACCTGGAGGTCGTCTACCGCGAGCACGGGCTCGAGCCCGGCTGGCACGACCTGCTGGCGACGCTGCGCCGTCAGGGGCCCAAGCTCCGCCCGACCGACCTGATGGGCTCGCTGATGCTCACGTCCGGCGGCACGACCAAGCGGCTGCAGAAGCTGGAGAAGGCCGGGCTGATCGCGCGCGAACCCGACCCGAACGACCGTCGCGGCCAGCTGATCGCGCTCACCGAGAAGGGGCGCGAGGTGATCGACGCCGTCACCGGCCCGCACCTCGCCAACGAGGCGCGGCTGCTGGAGGCGCTGAGCGCGGAGGAGCGCGAGCAGCTCGCCGCGCTCCTGCGCAAGCTCAACCTCGGGTTGCCACCGCTTTGAAGAACGTGTAGCTGAACGTCTCGGTCGCCGCCAGGTCGCTGATGCCCTGGTCGAAGCGGTCGGCGTCGATCAGGCCCGCGGTGAGCGCCGCCTCGCGCACGCCCTCGATCATCGCCGTGAACGTCTTGAGCGTGAACCCGTCCACGAGGTCCGGCTTGCTGGCGTCCACGTAGACCATCCGCGGCGACACCCGCGTGTCGGGGAAGCCGGCCTCGACGAGCAGCGGGTACAGCCGCCGGCCGATCTTGGCGTCGCCCGACTGCAGCTTGACGAGGCAGTCGATCGCGTCGTCGGCGGCGGCGCTCTCCGGGTGGAAGTAGGTCGAGCCGTGGTCGCCCTCGATCACGGTGATCGTGCCGCCGGGCTTGAGCAGCCCGCGCAGCCGCCGCAGCGCCGCGTACGGGTCGCGCAGGTGCTCGAGCACGAAGCAGACGAACACGTGGTCGAACGGCTCCGCCTCGTACGTGAACAGG comes from Solirubrobacter pauli and encodes:
- a CDS encoding MarR family winged helix-turn-helix transcriptional regulator, coding for MRDGVDDIIDRWRVERPELDPSPIGVIGRISRLSRALEAHLEVVYREHGLEPGWHDLLATLRRQGPKLRPTDLMGSLMLTSGGTTKRLQKLEKAGLIAREPDPNDRRGQLIALTEKGREVIDAVTGPHLANEARLLEALSAEEREQLAALLRKLNLGLPPL
- a CDS encoding methyltransferase; the encoded protein is MAYVHGYAARESERLNDQAGALVELLHHDTVYPAGSRVLEAGCGVGAQTITLAANSPDAQFTSIELSPDSLAVAQERVTAPNVTFEQADLFTYEAEPFDHVFVCFVLEHLRDPYAALRRLRGLLKPGGTITVIEGDHGSTYFHPESAAADDAIDCLVKLQSGDAKIGRRLYPLLVEAGFPDTRVSPRMVYVDASKPDLVDGFTLKTFTAMIEGVREAALTAGLIDADRFDQGISDLAATETFSYTFFKAVATRG